TGATCACCGCGCCGGCCCTGGTCGTGCCGAGCAGGCCGACATAGCGGCGATTATCGAGAAAGCTGACCTCCGCCGGCCCGGCATTTTGCAGCGGCGCGATCCCCGTAAAAAGCCGTGCCGCGATCGCGCTCGCGGCGTGTCCTTCGACCTTAGCGTCTCCGGCGGCGGCGATGGCGGCGATGTCGAACGGCCCGGCGCGCCGGAAAAACCGCGGATCGCCGGCGATTTCCGACACCATGGCCTTACTTGTCGCCGGCCGCGGGCGGGCTCGCGGCGGGTGGCGCCGTGGTCACCGAGACCGCCGGCGCCGGGGCGCCGGCACTTGGCGTTGGCGTTGGCGGGGCATTCGCCGACGTCGTGCCGGCTGCCGGGGCGCCGGCGGTCGGCGTCGCGGCAGCCGGGGTGCCGGCGGGTGGCGTTGCGCCCGCGGCCGCCGGGGCACCTGGCGGCTTGACCGGCACCATCGGTGGCTCCTGTCCTTCGGCGGGGATGATCACATGCGGCAGGATCTTGTTGAGTTCATCGGCGACCTGGGCGGTGATGTCGAATTCGTTGACGTTGAGCGCGACCTGCTGGCGGTGCAACACGAGGTTCATGCCGCGGCTTTCCGAGACCTGGCGGATGACCGCGATCAGAGTCTGCTCGATCTGGCCGAGGGCGTATTGACCTTCTTCCTGGATGATCCGGTTGCGATCGCGGAACTGGCGCTGGGCGGTGGTGATGCGGTCCTGCAAGGCGCGTTCGCGGGCGCGGATCTGATCCGGCTTGAGCTTGGCGCGATCATTGACCAGCGCCTGCTGCATGTCGCGCCAGGCCGCCTGCTCTTTTTGGGCGTCTTGGTTGAGCTTGGCGCGACGGCCGCCGATGGTGCGTTCGACCTCTTGCGCCGCGGTCGAGGCACGCATCACCTCGGGCACGCCGAGCACGCCGATCACCGCCGCCGGCGGCGCCGACCCCTTGGGCAAGGGGGGCAATTGCGGCACCGGCGGCAATTGCAACTGCATTTGCGGCGGCGGTGGGCCGGCCGGCTGCGGGGTCTGTGCCGCCTCGGGGCCGGGGGTGGGGGCGGCTTGCGGCGTTGCATGCGGATTGGTGCGCGGCGGCGCCTTCTGCTGCTGCTGGCCGGGCACGAACCATTGCGGCGATTGTTGCGGAGCCTGCTGCGCGCGCGCGGGGACGAGCGGCATGAGGAGAGCGGCACTCGCGAGGGCGAGCGCGGAAGCAGCGTAACGCATTCTGTTTCAGAACCTCGTGCCAAAGCCGACGCGGAAAAGTTCGGTCATATCATATTTGTACATGATGATAGGCTCACCGATATCGAGATTGATCAAGCCGAACGGGCTGTTCCAGGTCAGACCAACGCCGGCGCTCAAGCGGATCGAGCCGTCATTCGTCCACATCTGCGAGTTCAAAACCTGTCCACGGAAGTTAACCGTCCTGCCTGTTTGGAAACCTCCGTCCGCGGCGACCGGGACGAGGGCATGGGCTGTCCCTGCTTCCTGCAGCCCGCTCAATGCGCCCATATCGGTGAAAATACGGCCTGACAAGCCAAGATCGGGTGAGACCGGGAGCGGGAACCAGAGTTCGGTCGAGGCCGTCCACATCAGATTGCCGCCCAGGCTGTCACCGGTATAGGGATCATGCGGGCCGACACCGCCATCGAGGAAGCCGCGCAAATTCTGCCCGCCGAGATAAAACCGGTCTTCGAGGAAGGTTGGTTGACCGTTGAGGGAGTGGATATAGCCGCCGCTCTGGATGAAAGAGAGCGCCCATTGGTTGTTGCCGGTGAGGAAATCGAGCGGCAGGATTTGCTGGGCATCGAGGTGGACGCGATCGAAATCCGCCTGGCCGCCGAGAGCCGGCCCGGCATAATCGGTGCCGGCGCGAACCACGAAGCCGCTATGCGGATCGACCGGGTTGTCGCGATAATCCATGGTGAAAACCTGCCCGAATTGCGACAGGATGGATTGTCCCGCCTGATCCTGGATGTAATAGCTTGCGCCAGTATAAACGTTATAGACCTCGCGATTGGCGTAGGTATAGGTCCAACTCTGGCGGAAATGGTCGTTGAACTGATAGGCGATATTGATTGCCGCGCCGGTGCGGCGTTCGCTGTATTCCGCGAAATAGGCGAAGTTATTATCGACATGGAAGAGGTTGATCCCGGCGAGCAGATTATCGCCGAGAAAATAGGGGTCGGTGAAATTGATGCTTTCCGAGGTCTCAAGCTCGGCGATGATGGCGTTGACGCCGGCGCTCATGCCGGTGCCAAGAAAATTATTTTCCGAGACGCCGACATTGAGCAAGGGGCCGATATCGGTCGAATAGCCGCCGCCGAGGCTGAGCGAGCCGGTTGGCTTGTCTTGCACTTGCGCGGTCACGATCGTCTGGTCAGGCGATGAACCGGGCGCGTTGGTGACATTGACGTTGTCGAAGAAATTCAGCCCTTTGAGATTCTGCTGGGTTGCCGTCAGCTTGTCCTGGCTGAAGGCGTCACCCTCGGCGAAGGTGAATTGGCGGCGGATCACTTGATCCTCGGTGCGGTTATTGCCGACGATGTCGATGCGTTCGACATAGACACGCGGTCCGGAATCGACATCGAAGATCAGAGCGACGGTGTGCGCCTTCTCATCACGCGAGATGCGGGGCTTGACCTCGACGAAGGGCTCGCCGCGCGATTGCACATCGGCCGAGATCGCTTTGACCGAATCCTCAACCGCATTGCCGTTGTAATAATCGCCGGGGCGGAGCCTGACGTCGGGTAGCAGCGAGTCGCCGGAGATTTTCGGAAAGCGCGAATCGACGGTGATTTTCGCGACCTTGTAGCGATCGCCCTCATGCAGGGTGAAGGTGAGGAAAAATGCCTGCCGATCGGGCGATAATTCGGCGTTCGCGCCGGTCACCGCGAAATCGGCATAGCCGTTCTTGAGATAGAATTTGCGCAGCAGTTCCTTGTCATAAGCGATGCGCTCGGGGGCGTAGGTGTCCGAGGAGGAGAGGAACAGCCACCATTGGTGCTCGCGACTGCTGATGACATTGAGCAGAGTCCCCGAGCTGAACGCATGATTGCCGACGAAGGCGACGCGGCTGATCAGCGAGGTCGGCCCCTCGTCGATCTTGAAGACGACGTCGACCCGGTTTTCCGGCTGCTTGATGATCTGGGCGACGATGGAGGCGGCAAATTTGCCGTTCTGGGCGTAGAGATCGAGCAGCTTCTTGCGATCCGCCTGGGCCTCGGTCGCGGTGAACACGGCATTTTGCCGAAGCTGGATCGCGCCCTTGAGCTGGTCGTCGGTGAGTTTTTTGTTGCCTTCGAAGGCGACCCGGTTGACCAGCGGGTTTTCCGTCACGCTGACGACGAGGTTATTGCCCTCGCGGCGGATATTGACGTCGGAGAACAGGCCGGTTGCGTACAGAGTTTTGAGACTGCGGTCCATGCGGTCGACATCGAAGGGATCGCCGGGCTGGAGCACCATGTAGGAGAGCACGGTGCCGGTCTCGATGCGTTTATTGCCCTGGACGACGATCGATTGAATGAGATCATGCGGATTGACCGGATGGACGATCACCGGCGGCGGCTCCGCGGCCTCGGGCGCCGGATTTGCCGCCGGAGACGTGGCTTTCTCGGGGGGCTTCTCGGCCGGCGGCGCGGCAATGGGCGGCGCCACCGGCCCCGGAACGGCAGAGTCTTGCGCAGCCGCCGGGGCGGCAAGCCAAGTCTGGCCGGCCAGCATAGCCGCCAACAAG
This portion of the Acidibrevibacterium fodinaquatile genome encodes:
- a CDS encoding OmpH family outer membrane protein codes for the protein MRYAASALALASAALLMPLVPARAQQAPQQSPQWFVPGQQQQKAPPRTNPHATPQAAPTPGPEAAQTPQPAGPPPPQMQLQLPPVPQLPPLPKGSAPPAAVIGVLGVPEVMRASTAAQEVERTIGGRRAKLNQDAQKEQAAWRDMQQALVNDRAKLKPDQIRARERALQDRITTAQRQFRDRNRIIQEEGQYALGQIEQTLIAVIRQVSESRGMNLVLHRQQVALNVNEFDITAQVADELNKILPHVIIPAEGQEPPMVPVKPPGAPAAAGATPPAGTPAAATPTAGAPAAGTTSANAPPTPTPSAGAPAPAVSVTTAPPAASPPAAGDK
- the bamA gene encoding outer membrane protein assembly factor BamA, which codes for MKIARAARFASACLLAAMLAGQTWLAAPAAAQDSAVPGPVAPPIAAPPAEKPPEKATSPAANPAPEAAEPPPVIVHPVNPHDLIQSIVVQGNKRIETGTVLSYMVLQPGDPFDVDRMDRSLKTLYATGLFSDVNIRREGNNLVVSVTENPLVNRVAFEGNKKLTDDQLKGAIQLRQNAVFTATEAQADRKKLLDLYAQNGKFAASIVAQIIKQPENRVDVVFKIDEGPTSLISRVAFVGNHAFSSGTLLNVISSREHQWWLFLSSSDTYAPERIAYDKELLRKFYLKNGYADFAVTGANAELSPDRQAFFLTFTLHEGDRYKVAKITVDSRFPKISGDSLLPDVRLRPGDYYNGNAVEDSVKAISADVQSRGEPFVEVKPRISRDEKAHTVALIFDVDSGPRVYVERIDIVGNNRTEDQVIRRQFTFAEGDAFSQDKLTATQQNLKGLNFFDNVNVTNAPGSSPDQTIVTAQVQDKPTGSLSLGGGYSTDIGPLLNVGVSENNFLGTGMSAGVNAIIAELETSESINFTDPYFLGDNLLAGINLFHVDNNFAYFAEYSERRTGAAINIAYQFNDHFRQSWTYTYANREVYNVYTGASYYIQDQAGQSILSQFGQVFTMDYRDNPVDPHSGFVVRAGTDYAGPALGGQADFDRVHLDAQQILPLDFLTGNNQWALSFIQSGGYIHSLNGQPTFLEDRFYLGGQNLRGFLDGGVGPHDPYTGDSLGGNLMWTASTELWFPLPVSPDLGLSGRIFTDMGALSGLQEAGTAHALVPVAADGGFQTGRTVNFRGQVLNSQMWTNDGSIRLSAGVGLTWNSPFGLINLDIGEPIIMYKYDMTELFRVGFGTRF